The proteins below come from a single Vanacampus margaritifer isolate UIUO_Vmar chromosome 10, RoL_Vmar_1.0, whole genome shotgun sequence genomic window:
- the LOC144059391 gene encoding RING finger protein 44-like, with product MDPPRTRSRSRSGFYHFAVSNPAGANNGGNALGNGSMMSAGGGGGGGGMSFPQQSNAGWAPHHGGRGGYPENLPQQPGAYMAAGAQRHGAHRHPGNGGVLHFHPDNVFSEDRDKMEDSPSPKRQRLSQQSILDLTSAPPSTPPSPIRPWELAPSRRPHAHYAPERCHTPVRNRRSPPMRRPRGRRDRLVRHHHTHNHHHLYNSNNNNHHHPNPHPHPHPHPHHHHHHLHSHHGLSPGHQDENYRHSAPLQGYPPYGQQPLRGPPGPGMEERQVYHPPNLSPRPLHPSSNLSSRLLHPAAHPQHPHPSQQQSSGVLDLQEQGSVPVSYTVSPPGAPPGLPPRSAPQQIPACSVVFSGQHYPVCSVAPPVLQTCSVQHLPMPYPFPSLLSSDPAFLLPPPPHLPHPPTHISHHPPHLPQPGQFGPYTTQQARSPLQRIENDVELLGEHLSLGAGLHYPPATHPALTPHSTQLHFLSHEPLPQEFFGVSYPNFIPRRLAGRRYRSQQPLPPSPYHPSLLPYFLSMLPVQPTGPAISLELDVDDGEVENYEALLNLAERLGEAKLRGLTKGDIEQLPSYRFNPNNHQSEQTLCVVCMSDFESRQLLRVLPCSHEFHGKCVDKWLRANRTCPICRADASEVQRDSE from the exons ATGGACCCCCCGAGGACACGCTCTCGGTCTCGGTCCGGCTTCTATCATTTCGCCGTGAGCAACCCCGCTGGAGCCAACAACGGCGGTAACGCGCTCGGTAACGGGAGCATGATGAGCGccggcggcggaggaggaggaggagggatgaGCTTCCCGCAGCAGAGCAACGCCGGTTGGGCACCGCACCACGGCGGTCGCGGCGGCTACCCGGAGAACCTGCCGCAGCAGCCGGGTGCTTACATGGCCGCAGGGGCGCAACGCCACGGAGCTCACCGGCACCCCGGAAATG GAGGAGTGCTACACTTTCATCCAGATAATGTGTTCAGCGAGGATCGAGACAAA ATGGAAGACAGTCCAAGCCCAAAAAGGCAGCGTCTTTCCCAGCAGTCCATTTTAGATCTGACCTCCGCCCCTCCCTCTACCCCCCCCTCTCCCATTCGCCCCTGGGAGCTCGCCCCCAGTCGCAGGCCGCATGCCCACTACGCACCAGAAAGATGTCACACACCTGTCCGAAATCGAAGAAG CCCTCCGATGCGACGCCCGCGTGGCCGCAGAGACCGCCTGGTGCGtcatcatcacacacacaatcaccaCCACCtttacaacagcaacaacaacaaccaccaccaccccaaccctcaccctcaccctcaccctcaccctcaccaccaccatcaccacctGCACTCCCACCACGGGCTGTCACCGGGCCATCAAGACGAGAACTACCGTCACTCGGCCCCCCTTCAGGGCTACCCGCCCTATGGCCAGCAGCCCCTTCGAGGTCCGCCGGGGCCCGGGATGGAAGAGCGCCAAGTTTACCATCCCCCAAACCTTTCCCCGAGGCCCCTTCATCCGTCTTCGAACCTATCTTCCCGACTGCTGCACCCTGCGGCACATCCGCAGCACCCGCACCCATCGCAGCAACAAAGCAGCGGAGTGTTGGACCTCCAGGAACAG GGTTCAGTTCCAGTATCGTATACTGTGTCACCCCCGGGGGCTCCACCTGGCCTGCCGCCTCGCTCAGCCCCACAACAAATCCCGGCATGCTCGGTagtcttcagtggacagcactATCCCGTCTGCAGCGTCGCCCCTCCT GTCCTGCAGACTTGCTCCGTGCAGCACCTACCCATGCCCTACCCATTCCCTTCTCTGCTGTCCAGTGACCCAGCCTTTCTCCTCCCCCCGCCTCCTCACCTCCCGCATCCTCCCACACACATTTCCCATCATCCTCCTCACCTGCCGCAGCCTGGACAGTTTGGACCCTACACGACACAGCAGGCCCGTTCC CCTTTACAGAGGATAGAGAATGACGTGGAGCTGTTGGGAGAGCATCTGTCTTTGGGTGCGGGACTCCACTACCCCCCAGCCACCCACCCAGCCCTCACCCCACACTCCACACAGCTCCACTTCCTTTCCCATGAGCCCCTGCCCCAGGAGTTCTTTGGAGTG TCCTACCCGAACTTCATCCCCCGCCGCCTGGCGGGTCGAAGGTACCGCTCGCAACAGCCACTACCGCCTTCGCCTTACCACCCCAGCCTCCTGCCTTACTTCCT ATCGATGCTGCCAGTCCAGCCGACTGGCCCTGCAATCAGTCTCGAGCTGGATGTCGATGATGGAGAAGTGGAAAATTACGAG GCCCTCCTCAATCTTGCTGAGCGTCTCGGTGAGGCCAAACTCAGAGGACTTACCAAGGGAGACATCGAGCAGCTTCCTTCCTATCGCTTTAACCCAAATAACCACCAGTCTGAACAAACACT GTGTGTGGTGTGTATGAGTGATTTTGAGTCCCGACAACTGCTGCGAGTTCTGCCCTGCAGCCATGAGTTCCACGGCAAGTGTGTCGACAAGTGGCTGAGG GCCAATCGGACGTGTCCCATTTGCCGGGCTGATGCTTCCGAGGTCCAGAGAGACTCTGAGTGA